One Mycobacteroides abscessus ATCC 19977 genomic window carries:
- a CDS encoding TetR family transcriptional regulator has protein sequence MAQLTFQRARTDEKKRQRAAAIVEAARSLAVESGVTSVTLTAVANRAGVHYSAVRRYFSSHKEVLLHLAAEGWTRWSATVCAALAEPGPGSPARVAESLVHGLVDDPLFCDLLANQHLHLEHEVDVERVAEVKQISNVAVMSIAESIERTLPEIGRKGSLDILVAGFSLAAMLWQIAHPPEGLEHDYRSEPGVPPDWSLDFEPALTRLLTATCIGIVEQKH, from the coding sequence GTGGCGCAACTGACATTCCAACGCGCCCGGACTGACGAAAAGAAGCGTCAGCGGGCAGCGGCAATCGTGGAAGCTGCGCGGTCGCTGGCTGTGGAATCAGGCGTCACCTCGGTGACGTTGACGGCTGTCGCCAATCGCGCCGGAGTGCACTACTCCGCGGTCCGGCGCTACTTCAGTTCGCATAAAGAAGTGTTGTTGCATCTGGCTGCCGAGGGCTGGACCCGATGGTCGGCCACGGTGTGCGCGGCGCTTGCCGAACCCGGACCCGGGTCCCCCGCCCGAGTGGCCGAGTCTCTGGTCCACGGCCTGGTCGACGACCCCCTGTTTTGCGATCTGCTAGCCAACCAGCACCTTCACCTGGAGCATGAGGTCGACGTCGAACGAGTCGCCGAGGTCAAGCAAATCAGCAACGTGGCCGTCATGTCGATCGCCGAGTCGATCGAACGCACCCTTCCAGAAATCGGCCGCAAAGGCTCGCTGGACATCCTCGTCGCCGGGTTCTCGCTGGCCGCAATGCTGTGGCAGATTGCGCATCCTCCCGAGGGCCTGGAGCACGACTACCGCAGCGAACCCGGTGTCCCACCGGACTGGAGCCTCGATTTCGAACCCGCTCTGACCAGGCTGTTAACGGCCACCTGCATCGGCATCGTCGAGCAGAAGCACTGA
- the erm(41) gene encoding 23S rRNA (adenine(2058)-N(6))-methyltransferase Erm(41) gives MSGQRSRRQWGWYPLTDDWAARIVAESGVRSGEFVVDLGAGHGALTAHLVAAGARVLAVELHPGRARHLRSRFAEEDVRIAEADLLAFRWPRRPFRVVASPPYQVTSALIRSLLTPESRLLAADLVLQRGAVHKHAKRAPVRHWTLRAGITLPRSAFHHPPQVDSSVLVIRRR, from the coding sequence GTGTCCGGCCAACGGTCGCGACGCCAGTGGGGCTGGTATCCGCTCACTGATGACTGGGCGGCGCGGATCGTCGCCGAATCCGGTGTTCGCTCAGGGGAGTTCGTTGTGGATCTGGGCGCAGGACACGGCGCGCTGACGGCACATCTGGTTGCCGCTGGTGCCAGGGTGCTAGCCGTCGAGCTGCATCCGGGGCGGGCTCGACACCTTCGTTCACGGTTTGCCGAGGAAGATGTCCGGATAGCGGAAGCGGACCTGCTCGCCTTCCGGTGGCCGCGACGGCCATTTCGGGTGGTGGCGAGCCCGCCCTACCAAGTCACCAGCGCACTGATACGGAGTCTCTTGACGCCGGAATCCCGGCTGCTGGCTGCCGACCTGGTGCTGCAGCGCGGGGCTGTGCACAAACATGCGAAGCGAGCACCTGTTCGCCATTGGACGCTACGGGCCGGAATCACATTGCCGCGAAGCGCTTTCCATCATCCACCGCAGGTGGATTCGTCGGTGCTGGTGATCAGGCGGCGCTGA
- the coaE gene encoding dephospho-CoA kinase, with translation MLRIGLTGGIGAGKSTVSRTLAGCGAFIVDSDVIAREVVEPGTPGLAALVEAFGETILRADGALDRPALAAIAFQDDEHRATLNGIVHPLVGARRAELIAAAGEEAVVVEDIPLLTENSLAPFYHLVLVVHADIETRVTRLVTHRGMNEQDARSRVAAQASDEQRRAIADVWLDNSGDTEVLAHAVRDLWASRLLPYAHNLRMRQRAPWRPELMPADPTWPVQAQRVINRLAVACGSRALRIDHIGSTAVPGLDAKDVIDIQVTVESLAVADTLADPLAGIGLPSIPGITTDDPHDSDTAHWGKRIHAAADPGRAVLVHVRVDGWPGQRFALIFRDWLRSDHQACAEYLSIKQAAERAAAAAGGDPGAYVDAKEPWFAQAYTRALDWANASQWTP, from the coding sequence ATGTTGCGTATCGGCCTAACCGGTGGAATCGGTGCGGGGAAGTCCACCGTCTCGCGGACCCTCGCCGGGTGCGGGGCTTTCATCGTGGACAGCGATGTGATCGCACGCGAGGTGGTGGAACCCGGAACGCCTGGGCTGGCGGCGCTCGTGGAGGCCTTTGGAGAAACGATACTGCGTGCCGACGGTGCCCTGGATCGTCCGGCATTGGCGGCCATCGCATTCCAGGACGATGAGCACCGCGCCACTCTCAATGGGATAGTGCATCCGTTGGTGGGGGCGCGCCGGGCTGAACTGATTGCGGCTGCGGGTGAGGAAGCTGTTGTGGTGGAAGATATTCCGCTGCTCACCGAAAACTCACTCGCGCCGTTTTATCACCTGGTTCTGGTCGTTCACGCGGACATCGAAACTCGGGTGACACGGCTTGTCACTCATCGTGGGATGAATGAGCAGGACGCCCGCTCGCGCGTCGCCGCGCAGGCCTCCGATGAGCAGCGCCGCGCGATCGCGGATGTGTGGCTGGACAACTCTGGCGATACCGAGGTGCTTGCGCACGCGGTGCGTGATCTGTGGGCTTCCCGGCTGCTGCCCTACGCACATAATCTGCGCATGCGGCAACGCGCGCCGTGGCGGCCCGAGCTGATGCCTGCGGATCCGACGTGGCCGGTGCAGGCGCAGCGCGTCATCAATCGCCTTGCGGTGGCTTGTGGCTCGCGGGCGCTGCGGATCGACCATATCGGCTCCACGGCAGTACCTGGTCTGGATGCCAAAGACGTCATCGATATCCAGGTGACGGTGGAGTCACTTGCCGTGGCCGACACGCTGGCGGATCCCTTAGCGGGCATCGGGTTGCCGTCGATCCCGGGTATCACCACAGATGACCCACATGACTCTGACACCGCCCATTGGGGTAAGCGCATCCATGCCGCAGCCGATCCGGGACGCGCCGTTCTGGTGCACGTGAGAGTGGACGGCTGGCCGGGGCAGCGATTCGCGCTGATTTTCCGGGATTGGCTGCGGTCCGACCACCAGGCGTGCGCCGAGTATCTTTCGATCAAGCAGGCGGCTGAGCGGGCGGCGGCTGCGGCCGGCGGCGATCCCGGCGCCTACGTGGATGCCAAGGAGCCTTGGTTCGCCCAGGCGTACACGCGGGCACTGGATTGGGCCAATGCATCCCAATGGACGCCTTAG
- a CDS encoding MmpS family transport accessory protein, protein MVLVLVIAGFAVWRIRGIFGSHQLPTYAGSMTDDKNNSKPKHVLYEIFGPPGTIADINYIDKEGEPHQINGAVLPWSIEIITTAPSMTGNILAQTRNADGLGCRITANDEKKDERYTNEVSAYVYCFVKSA, encoded by the coding sequence ATGGTCCTGGTCCTGGTCATCGCGGGCTTCGCGGTATGGCGGATTCGCGGCATCTTCGGTTCGCATCAGCTGCCCACCTACGCCGGCAGCATGACCGACGACAAAAACAACTCCAAGCCCAAGCATGTCCTCTACGAGATCTTCGGCCCGCCCGGCACCATTGCGGACATCAACTACATCGACAAGGAAGGGGAGCCCCACCAAATCAACGGGGCGGTCCTGCCGTGGTCGATCGAGATCATCACCACCGCGCCGTCGATGACGGGCAACATCTTGGCCCAGACGCGCAATGCCGACGGGCTGGGTTGCCGCATCACGGCCAATGACGAGAAAAAAGATGAAAGGTATACCAACGAGGTGAGCGCCTACGTCTACTGCTTTGTGAAGTCCGCATGA